The proteins below come from a single Ovis canadensis isolate MfBH-ARS-UI-01 breed Bighorn chromosome 23, ARS-UI_OviCan_v2, whole genome shotgun sequence genomic window:
- the CXXC1 gene encoding CXXC-type zinc finger protein 1 isoform X2, whose product MEGDASDPEPPDAGEDSKSENGENAPIYCICRKPDINCFMIGCDNCNEWFHGDCIRITEKMAKAIREWYCRECREKDPKLEIRYRHKKSRERDSSERDGSEPRDEGGGRKRPAPDPDLQRRAGAGTGVGTMLARGSASPHKSSPQPLVATPSQHHQQQQQQQQQQQQQQQVKRSARMCGECEACRRTEDCGHCDFCRDMKKFGGPNKIRQKCRLRQCQLRARESYKYFPSSLSPVTPSESLPRPRRPLPTQPQPQPSQKLGRLREDEGAVASAAVKEPPEATATPEPLSDEDLPLDSELYQDFCAGAFDDHSLPWMSDTEESQYLDPALRKRAVKVKHVKRREKKSEKKKDERYKRHRQKQKHKDKWKHPERADAKDPASLPQCLGPGCVRAAQPGSKYCSDDCGMKLAANRIYEILPQRIQQWQQSPCIAEEHGKKLLERIRREQQSARTRLQEMERRFHELEAIILRAKQQAVREDEESNEGDSDDTDLQIFCVSCGHPINPRVALRHMERCYAKYESQTSFGSMYPTRIEGATRLFCDVYNPQSKTYCKRLQVLCPEHSRDPKVPADEVCGCPLVRDVFELTGDFCRLPKRQCNRHYCWEKLRRAEVDLERVRVWYKLDELFEQERNVRTAMTNRAGLLALMLHQTIQHDPLTTDLRSNAER is encoded by the exons ATG GAGGGCGACGCTTCAGATCCAGAGCCTCCAGACGCCGGGGAGGACAGCAAGTCCGAGAACGGGGAGAATGCGCCCATCTACTGCATCTGCCGCAAACCAGACATCAACTGCTTCATGAT CGGGTGTGACAACTGCAATGAATGGTTTCACGGGGACTGCATCCGGATCACTGAGAAGATGGCCAAGGCCATCCGGGAGTGGTACTGTCGTGAGTGCCGAG agaaggaccccaagcTGGAGATCCGATATCGGCATAAGAAGTCGCGGGAGCGAGACAGCTCCGAGCGAGACGGCAGTGAGCCCCGGGATGAGGGTGGAGGGCGCAAGAGGCCTGCCCCGGATCCGGACCTGCAgcgcagggcaggggcagggacagGGGTTGGGACCATGCTTGCTCGGGGATCTGCTTCGCCCCACAAATCCTCTCCACAGCCCCTGGTGGCCACGCCCAGCCAG catcaccagcagcagcagcagcagcagcagcagcaacagcagcagcagcaggtcaaacGATCAGCCCGCATGTGTGGCGAGTGCGAGGCCTGCCGGCGCACGGAGGACTGTGGTCACTGTGACTTCTGCCGAGACATGAAGAAGTTTGGGGGCCCCAACAAGATCCGGCAGAAGTGCCGGCTGCGTCAGTGCCAGCTTCGGGCCCGG GAATCGTACAAGTACTTCCCTTCCTCG CTCTCGCCGGTGACGCCCTCAGAGTCCCTGCCAAGGCCTCGCCGGCCCCTGCCCACCCAGCCGCAGCCACAGCCGTCGCAGAAGCTGGGGCGCCTCCGAGAGGATGAGGGGGCAGTGGCATCTGCGGCAGTCAAGGAGCCACCGGAGGCTACGGCAACACCCGAGCCACTCTCGGATGAGGACCTCCCACTGGACTCTGAACTGTACCAGGACTTCTGTGCAGGGGCCTTCGATGACCACAGCCTG CCCTGGATGAGTGACACGGAGGAGTCCCAGTACCTGGACCCAGCGCTGCGGAAGAGGGCGGTGAAAGTGAAGCACGTGAAGCGGCGGGAGAAGAAGTCTGAGAAGAAG AAGGACGAAAGATACAAGCGCCATCGACAGAAGCAGAAGCACAAGGACAAATGGAAACACCCAGAGCGGGCTGACGCCAAGGACCCCGCGTCGCTGCCGCAGTGCCTGGGGCCTGGTTGCGTGCGCGCCGCCCAGCCCGGCTCCAAGTATTGCTCCGACGACTGCGGCATGAAGCTGGCGGCCAA CCGCATCTACGAGATCCTCCCGCAGCGCATCCAGCAGTGGCAGCAGAGCCCGTGCATCGCCGAGGAGCACGGCAAGAAGCTGCTCGAGCGCATCCGCCGGGAGCAGCAGAGCGCGCGTACCCGCCTCCAGGAGATGGAGCGCCGCTTCCACGAGCTCGAGGCCATCATCCTGCGCGCCAAGCAGCAGGCGGTGCGCGAGGACGAGGAG AGCAACGAGGGCGACAGTGACGACACGGACCTGCAgatcttctgcgtctcctgcgGGCACCCCATCAACCCACGCGTTGCCTTGCGCCACATGGAGCGCTGCTACGCCAAG TACGAGAGCCAGACGTCCTTTGGGTCCATGTACCCCACCCGCATCGAGGG GGCCACACGGCTCTTCTGTGATGTCTACAACCCTCAGAGCAAGACGTACTGTAAGCGGCTCCAGGTGCTATGCCCCGAGCACTCACGGGACCCCAAA GTGCCAGCTGATGAGGTATGCGGGTGCCCCCTCGTAAGGGATGTTTTTGAGCTCACGGGTGACTTCTGCCGCCTGCCCAAGCGCCAGTGCAACCGGCACTACTGCTGGGAGAAGCTGCGGCGCGCCGAGGTGGACCTGGAGCGTGTGCGCGTG TGGTACAAGCTGGACGAGCTGTTTGAGCAGGAGCGCAACGTTCGCACAGCCATGACCAACCGGGCGGGCTTACTGGCCCTGATGCTGCACCAAACCATCCAGCACGACCCACTCACCACCGACCTGCGGTCAAACGCTGAGCGCTGA
- the CXXC1 gene encoding CXXC-type zinc finger protein 1 isoform X1: MEGDASDPEPPDAGEDSKSENGENAPIYCICRKPDINCFMIGCDNCNEWFHGDCIRITEKMAKAIREWYCRECREKDPKLEIRYRHKKSRERDSSERDGSEPRDEGGGRKRPAPDPDLQRRAGAGTGVGTMLARGSASPHKSSPQPLVATPSQHHQQQQQQQQQQQQQQQVKRSARMCGECEACRRTEDCGHCDFCRDMKKFGGPNKIRQKCRLRQCQLRARESYKYFPSSLSPVTPSESLPRPRRPLPTQPQPQPSQKLGRLREDEGAVASAAVKEPPEATATPEPLSDEDLPLDSELYQDFCAGAFDDHSLPWMSDTEESQYLDPALRKRAVKVKHVKRREKKSEKKKDERYKRHRQKQKHKDKWKHPERADAKDPASLPQCLGPGCVRAAQPGSKYCSDDCGMKLAANRIYEILPQRIQQWQQSPCIAEEHGKKLLERIRREQQSARTRLQEMERRFHELEAIILRAKQQAVREDEESNEGDSDDTDLQIFCVSCGHPINPRVALRHMERCYAKYESQTSFGSMYPTRIEGATRLFCDVYNPQSKTYCKRLQVLCPEHSRDPKVRLSHPRSLPLPMFAPSAARPPHRHPSLFWGTPSLHSSLPSARLLVPSHSPPNLQLPPPTAASLQVPADEVCGCPLVRDVFELTGDFCRLPKRQCNRHYCWEKLRRAEVDLERVRVWYKLDELFEQERNVRTAMTNRAGLLALMLHQTIQHDPLTTDLRSNAER, from the exons ATG GAGGGCGACGCTTCAGATCCAGAGCCTCCAGACGCCGGGGAGGACAGCAAGTCCGAGAACGGGGAGAATGCGCCCATCTACTGCATCTGCCGCAAACCAGACATCAACTGCTTCATGAT CGGGTGTGACAACTGCAATGAATGGTTTCACGGGGACTGCATCCGGATCACTGAGAAGATGGCCAAGGCCATCCGGGAGTGGTACTGTCGTGAGTGCCGAG agaaggaccccaagcTGGAGATCCGATATCGGCATAAGAAGTCGCGGGAGCGAGACAGCTCCGAGCGAGACGGCAGTGAGCCCCGGGATGAGGGTGGAGGGCGCAAGAGGCCTGCCCCGGATCCGGACCTGCAgcgcagggcaggggcagggacagGGGTTGGGACCATGCTTGCTCGGGGATCTGCTTCGCCCCACAAATCCTCTCCACAGCCCCTGGTGGCCACGCCCAGCCAG catcaccagcagcagcagcagcagcagcagcagcaacagcagcagcagcaggtcaaacGATCAGCCCGCATGTGTGGCGAGTGCGAGGCCTGCCGGCGCACGGAGGACTGTGGTCACTGTGACTTCTGCCGAGACATGAAGAAGTTTGGGGGCCCCAACAAGATCCGGCAGAAGTGCCGGCTGCGTCAGTGCCAGCTTCGGGCCCGG GAATCGTACAAGTACTTCCCTTCCTCG CTCTCGCCGGTGACGCCCTCAGAGTCCCTGCCAAGGCCTCGCCGGCCCCTGCCCACCCAGCCGCAGCCACAGCCGTCGCAGAAGCTGGGGCGCCTCCGAGAGGATGAGGGGGCAGTGGCATCTGCGGCAGTCAAGGAGCCACCGGAGGCTACGGCAACACCCGAGCCACTCTCGGATGAGGACCTCCCACTGGACTCTGAACTGTACCAGGACTTCTGTGCAGGGGCCTTCGATGACCACAGCCTG CCCTGGATGAGTGACACGGAGGAGTCCCAGTACCTGGACCCAGCGCTGCGGAAGAGGGCGGTGAAAGTGAAGCACGTGAAGCGGCGGGAGAAGAAGTCTGAGAAGAAG AAGGACGAAAGATACAAGCGCCATCGACAGAAGCAGAAGCACAAGGACAAATGGAAACACCCAGAGCGGGCTGACGCCAAGGACCCCGCGTCGCTGCCGCAGTGCCTGGGGCCTGGTTGCGTGCGCGCCGCCCAGCCCGGCTCCAAGTATTGCTCCGACGACTGCGGCATGAAGCTGGCGGCCAA CCGCATCTACGAGATCCTCCCGCAGCGCATCCAGCAGTGGCAGCAGAGCCCGTGCATCGCCGAGGAGCACGGCAAGAAGCTGCTCGAGCGCATCCGCCGGGAGCAGCAGAGCGCGCGTACCCGCCTCCAGGAGATGGAGCGCCGCTTCCACGAGCTCGAGGCCATCATCCTGCGCGCCAAGCAGCAGGCGGTGCGCGAGGACGAGGAG AGCAACGAGGGCGACAGTGACGACACGGACCTGCAgatcttctgcgtctcctgcgGGCACCCCATCAACCCACGCGTTGCCTTGCGCCACATGGAGCGCTGCTACGCCAAG TACGAGAGCCAGACGTCCTTTGGGTCCATGTACCCCACCCGCATCGAGGG GGCCACACGGCTCTTCTGTGATGTCTACAACCCTCAGAGCAAGACGTACTGTAAGCGGCTCCAGGTGCTATGCCCCGAGCACTCACGGGACCCCAAAGTAAGGCTTTCCCATCCCCGctcccttcctctgcccatgTTTGCCCCTTCCGCTGCCCGGCCTCCTCACCGTCATCCCTCTCTTTTCTGGGGCACCCCTTCCTTGCAttcctctcttccctctgcccGCCTCTTGGTTCCTTCCCACTCTCCTCCGAACTTGCAACTTCCCCCACCCACCGCGGCCTCCCTGCAGGTGCCAGCTGATGAGGTATGCGGGTGCCCCCTCGTAAGGGATGTTTTTGAGCTCACGGGTGACTTCTGCCGCCTGCCCAAGCGCCAGTGCAACCGGCACTACTGCTGGGAGAAGCTGCGGCGCGCCGAGGTGGACCTGGAGCGTGTGCGCGTG TGGTACAAGCTGGACGAGCTGTTTGAGCAGGAGCGCAACGTTCGCACAGCCATGACCAACCGGGCGGGCTTACTGGCCCTGATGCTGCACCAAACCATCCAGCACGACCCACTCACCACCGACCTGCGGTCAAACGCTGAGCGCTGA